A region from the Triticum aestivum cultivar Chinese Spring chromosome 3D, IWGSC CS RefSeq v2.1, whole genome shotgun sequence genome encodes:
- the LOC123075456 gene encoding UPF0481 protein At3g47200-like: MNQKFTMSATYELSIRNDGHLIDIAPSPTTGTNNALNQSGGEIRTEWLRELTSASRSAAVLNDLVGRTPVLWYLGERAATILRPRSRRADLKALHAVAIGPYHRGDRGLAFDDEAKLPFLRYLQDRCGLDVEQYVAALGAARGRFREEFADDADAVAADWLRDEEKFVKMLLLDSSFLLVFSLMFGKTGGSEERAAASVVTRERFILYTAVAQYADEVKLDLLVLENQIPFAVVKLLAASCRSLKLRSVEELVVGCFDGIWPTRARGKVELLLRQTTDARFYHILHLFHWSRVPENKYRLLSVPLKFPEAKESESEWIMPCARELHRAAVWFRKPCLDGAERHGGDLNMEFRSAAASPMAVMTIPSFHILAYTAALLHSMVAFEKHFHWAHGACVTVHVRRMEGLIRCPQDAALLRRRWILGSVKCTDEEVVDFFRDMVAEAAGVRMPEEYGGMISAVARHRRRRARRWCGDLILHFLPSPWVSVSLAAVVALIIVPAMLQTIYTVLGYKK, translated from the coding sequence ATGAACCAAAAATTCACGATGAGCGCAACCTATGAGCTAAGCATCAGAAACGATGGCCACCTCATTGACATCGCTCCAAGTCCAACCACTGGCACGAATAACGCTCTCAATCAGAGCGGCGGCGAGATCCGCACGGAATGGCTGCGGGAGCTGACGTCGGCGTCACGGAGCGCCGCCGTCCTGAACGACCTCGTCGGCCGAACGCCGGTGCTGTGGTACCTCGGCGAGCGCGCGGCCACCATCCTCCGGCCGCGCTCCCGGCGCGCCGACCTGAAGGCGCTACACGCGGTGGCCATAGGCCCGTACCACCGCGGCGACCGTGGCCTCGCCTTCGACGACGAGGCCAAGCTGCCGTTCCTGCGGTACCTGCAGGACCGGTGCGGGCTCGACGTCGAGCAGTACGTCGCGGCGCTCGGGGCGGCGCGCGGCCGCTTCCGCGAGGAGTTCGCCGACGACGCGGACGCGGTCGCCGCGGATTGGCTCCGGGACGAGGAGAAATTCGTGAAGATGCTTCTCCTGGACAGCagcttcctcctcgtcttcagccTCATGTTCGGCAAGACCGGCGGCTCGGAGGAACGGGCGGCGGCGTCCGTGGTCACCAGGGAGCGATTCATACTGTACACGGCCGTGGCGCAGTACGCCGACGaggtcaagctcgacctgctcgtGCTGGAGAACCAGATCCCCTTTGCCGTCGTCAAGCTGCTCGCCGCCTCGTGCCGCAGCCTGAAGCTCCGCTCCGTCGAGGAGCTGGTGGTCGGCTGCTTCGACGGCATCTGGCCGACCAGGGCGCGCGGCAAGGTCGAGTTGTTGCTCCGGCAGACGACGGACGCGAGATTCTATCACATCCTACACCTCTTCCACTGGTCGCGCGTCCCGGAGAACAAGTACCGCCTCCTCTCGGTGCCGCTCAAGTTTCCCGAGGCCAAGGAATCGGAGTCGGAGTGGATCATGCCTTGCGCCAGAGAGCTGCATCGGGCGGCGGTGTGGTTCCGGAAGCCATGTCTGGACGGGGCGGAGAGGCACGGCGGCGACCTCAACATGGAGTTCCGGAGCGCGGCGGCGAGCCCGATGGCGGTGATGACCATCCCCAGCTTCCACATCCTCGCCTACACCGCGGCGCTGCTCCATTCCATGGTGGCCTTCGAGAAGCACTTCCACTGGGCGCACGGCGCCTGCGTGACGGTACACGTCAGGCGCATGGAGGGCCTCATACGGTGCCCGCAGGACGCGGCGCTGCTTCGCCGCCGGTGGATCCTCGGCAGCGTCAAGTGCACCGACGAGGAGGTGGTGGATTTCTTCCGTGACATGGTCGCGGAGGCGGCCGGGGTGCGCATGCCCGAAGAGTACGGCGGGATGATCAGCGCTGTGGCGCGGCACAGGAGGAGGCGGGCGCGCAGATGGTGTGGGGACTTGATACTGCACTTCCTCCCGTCGCCCTGGGTGTCCGTCTCGCTCGCCGCCGTTGTTGCGCTCATCATTGTGCCGGCCATGTTGCAGACAATCTACACCGTTTTGGGCTACAAAAAGTAG